In a genomic window of Branchiostoma floridae strain S238N-H82 chromosome 19, Bfl_VNyyK, whole genome shotgun sequence:
- the LOC118407204 gene encoding methyltransferase-like protein 22, which yields MASDLEEGAVLSDVHIDVHLSNQRSLGELALTIFNFTVPQSDHSSSNSEDGSNTEGTREPKQKRLKTVEDSVTVDEDGDLVLRRRKPNSTEMEVHIQHAMATPLDTVGLQVWRGALLMCDFILHNQDIFKSHSVLELGGGVGLVSIIAGAVGASKVYCTDVGDRLLELCRDNVLKNQHLCEPTSKEIVKVRELDWLGDGLSEVCKTDKNVKSPSEWSTTDIEDVENNVDILLAADIAYDSELTDGFFKSVFDLMTRGRPKTLYVALERRYNFTLEDLDVTCKSYNHFRKCLCDLEGEYKCTEELAVSGSSSQAKSFLWSKVIEGQSEDKGQRSTPIKCLKVMSEQVLTDFPCYSDYTRVKELELWKVSSTFNP from the coding sequence ATGGCCTCAGACTTGGAAGAGGGTGCAGTGTTGTCAGATGTTCATATCGACGTCCAtctctccaatcagaggtccCTCGGTGAGTTAGCCCTTACCATTTTCAACTTCACAGTTCCTCAGTCTGACCACAGCTCCAGCAATTCTGAAGATGGCTCAAACACGGAAGGAACACGTGAACCAAAGCAGAAACGTTTAAAAACTGTGGAAGACTCAGTAACTGTGGACGAAGATGGAGATCTTGTTTTAAGAAGACGTAAACCAAATAGTACAGAAATGGAAGTGCACATCCAGCATGCTATGGCCACTCCTTTAGATACAGTAGGACTACAGGTATGGCGAGGGGCACTGCTTATGTGTGACTTTATCCTACACAACCAAGACATCTTTAAATCTCACAGTGTCTTAGAGCTCGGAGGTGGCGTTGGTCTTGTGAGCATCATAGCTGGGGCAGTGGGGGCCTCCAAAGTGTACTGTACTGATGTCGGAGACAGACTTTTAGAACTCTGTAGGGATAATGTATTGAAAAATCAGCACTTGTGCGAGCCAACCAGTAAGGAGATAGTAAAAGTTAGAGAGTTGGATTGGTTGGGAGACGGTTTATCGGAAGTTTGCAAGACTGACAAAAATGTGAAGTCACCCTCGGAGTGGTCTACAACAGATATTGAGGATGTAGAGaacaatgttgacattttacTTGCTGCAGATATTGCATATGATAGTGAACTGACAGATGGATTCTTCAAATCAGTTTTTGATCTCATGACACGCGGACGTCCAAAGACTCTGTATGTGGCACTCGAGCGCAGGTATAACTTCACACTGGAGGATTTAGATGTCACTTGTAAATCGTACAATCATTTCAGAAAGTGCCTTTGTGATTTAGAGGGTGAGTACAAGTGTACAGAAGAGTTAGCAGTCAGTGGGTCAAGTTCTCAGGCAAAAAGTTTCCTGTGGTCAAAGGTTATAGAGGGTCAGTCAGAGGACAAAGGGCAGAGGTCAACACCCATAAAATGTCTGAAGGTCATGTCTGAACAAGTCTTGACTGACTTTCCTTGTTACTCTGACTATACGAGGGTGAAAGAGCTGGAACTCTGGAAAGTCAGCTCCACATTTAATCCCTGA